Within Mercenaria mercenaria strain notata chromosome 15, MADL_Memer_1, whole genome shotgun sequence, the genomic segment AAAATTTTGTAGAGGTATAGTGGTGTGAAGTCATCAGCATTTCGACATTCAAGGATTTGCGGTCCCCAGTACTTCACAGCGAGCTTAGTGCTTTTGAGTAAACCCTCAAATAGAAGTCTATGGATAAAAGAAAATCGTTTTGTCTTAGGGCAACAGATCTGTTTTATACTTACATTAGAATGATATTTACGAATCAATATAGACAACAACCAGTCTGTAAAATTCTTGCTGTATGTAATTAATTCAAAGTCAGAAGCCTTGTATTTCAAAAGGAATATATCATTGAACATTGTTCGGTTAGAATATTGACTCTTTCGGCTGAATAGATTGAATTCTTTTAAAACGTGTTCATGTTTTACAAAAGATATTCTTAGAAAATCGTCTAATGTCTTCGAAACATGGATAAAATCATATCCACTTTTCTTGTATTGTAATGTGTTGAGTGTCATATGCAATAAAACGTCTTTTCGGAGTTCGCTGCTGACACCAAAATCTAGCAGATGTAAAACTAATTGAGGACTGCCACCTTGTATTGCACGTTCGAGCACGTTGTAGCCAGATTCATCGTAACAGTTGCTTAATATTTTTGCTgaacttttgtgaaagaaaatatTCAGAATAATGCTattgattatgtcaaaattcagaGTCGATAATATATGTGCAATCTTTAGGTATTCAAGTGCTATTTCATGCGTGTGGCACCTGATTAAAATTTCTGCGCATGTTGAACATGCAAATGGCATTCTTGAAATATCCAATCTCGTTCCCGACATCGCTAAGGTACTAAACTGGTTCGTAGATatcatataataaacaagagtTATAATTCCAGACCGATCATTCTTTAGAATTGCTGATAAGGTTGAAGTATCTTCAAAAGGTTGCTTCGATAGTTTCAAGAAATATATGACTAGATGTAAAAACTGTTTCTGTACAAGTCTTTCCAAAAATGTTTGATAAGAAATTTCCGATTTGAGAAAGTTTAATGTCAAGAGTATAGCATATTCTTCTGGTCCCATAAGACTTAAGGGCTCATCAAATACATTATAGTTTTCAAATATTGAAGATGGTAAATGAAAGTCTAATATAACTTTGGCATTGTCAATTGCATATGTCAGAGGATCTCTTCCATTTTCATCCGTTTCATGGAGCAGAGACATTGCAGAATCTGAATACCTTGAATAGAGATAATTAACTGTACCGAAATGCCCattagaaatagaaaaatgtaaaacattccTGTTTAAATTGCCTGATATATATAAATCAGATTCCACCAGCAACAGCATTGATACAATTATTGCAATATCTCTCTCAAGGGTTTCTATTTCCTTAGCCAACATACATTTAGCGTTTCGTCCTAGAGCatgctttagatatgacattttgACATCCCTTGGCTCTGTTGCATAATTACTATATTTCAACAACACTATTTCAGTAGCAGATACAGAAGCACAGGCAACGGCTGAATGCAACGATGTGGACCCATTATGACATTTATAGTTGGCAATATCTTTTTCTAATTTTTCCactagaaataaaagaaattcagTATTGTCATGACATGCAGCTGTATGAAGTGGATAACAGCCATTATTGTCTCGCGAGTACCAGTCCGCTTTTATGTTATGTAGTTTAAATACTTCATCAAGCCACAACCGGTTAAATTTTGCAGCAACATGATATATTGGCATGAAGGGTTCACATGAATGAATTTTAAGCTTTTCTACTTCATTTTCGTGAAGGTTAAATGTATTGCTTATTAGAGGAACATCTCCACACGTCTCGTTTCCTTTTAAAAGTCCGACACTTGCAAAATATTCTACGAAGTCTCGGTATCCATATTGTATAGCGACAATAAGGGGAGTTCTACCTCCTCTATCGAAACAGTTGACGGCATTTTTGGGCtgctttattaatatttttacaacGTCTAACCTGTGTTTACGAACAGCTACATGTAGTGCCGATTCACATGCTATTTTATTCCAGTCGTCgaataaaacatattcatatgGGTCGGTTTCATGACTAACAATTTGTCCTTGCACGCGTAACTTTTTATCTGGAATCCAGTGAATGGAACTTTCACATCTGCTACATCGATCAGTCAAATTTTTATTAAGTATGAATTCTACAAATTCTTTATTGCCGATTTCTGACGCATAATACAAGCAAAGCCAGTCAAGCATGTAGGGATATTTTTGATGTAAAAGTTTAACAACATTTATATGTCCTCTCTTACAAGCTAAATGAATCGGTAAGAGATTTGCTGCATTCATTTTTTGCACAGGGTATTGAAAcatgtttccattttgtttaattatataattaacCAAATGGGCGTGTCCGTTTTGCGCTGCAATGTCTAAAATGCCATACCCCCAGAATTTATGTTCAAATGAAACTAAAAATGCGCTTTCAAAGTCAATAATGCTATGAAATGATTTAGTCCGAAAAGTGATATTTGCGCCTCGTTTAACAAGTGCTTCAAACGTATGTAAATGACCCATATATGCCGCTATAAAGAGAGCCGGGAAGTTATTATGATCTAATCGTTCAATGTCCTTAAAATGAGATGCAAGCATATCTGTGCTTAAGAAGTCATCTACCCTGCGAGCTAAACGTATCAACGGATACACAGGATTATATTCCTGTAATTCATCCCTCTGTGTTTCTGAAAGATTTAGAAACCTTTGAACTAAATTTTCATCTTTAGCATAGCTCACATGGATTGCCAGGTCAACTACATCTATATTATAATTTGCATTATctatatctttgaaaatatataatgcaTTTATTATGTGCCCATTAGCTCTATCAATATGAAAATCTTCGTTGGTATTATTCAGCAGCCAATGTTGTAGCGAAAAGTGTTTGAAATATAGTTTACTCTCAGTATGATGCATGAAAGGTTCTAGTCGTTTTAATGTTTGCTGATATACTTTTTTTGAGATGTGCGTTATGGTAAATATTATGTTCCACAGTCTTTCTTCTGTTAAGGTTTGAAACGATGAACATATAACTTCTAGTAAAACTTTTGCATCTTCAAATCCCATTTCTGATGTGGCTTCAAACTGTCTTCTAAATTGCTCGTCGTAATATTGATCAAGAACTAGTGGAATGATGTTCCCATTTTCGAAGTTAAAATTGTTATTCAAACTAGATGCTATTAAGAAATTTGACAAATTAGATTTCGCtaattctgtatactttatatCAGAAGTATTGATATTTGACTTTTGCAAATACAGTTGGATGTCCtgtatattattaaaatcatCGTCGTCTAAGGTAATGACCCTCAAGTACCTAGCAAGCTGTCTTACCTCAGATCCTCTTCGGCTTGATATCAAAAATCGTACCCAAACAGGAAACCGATGAATCCTGTTCTTTAAAAgtaagaatatttcatttttggcACGGTATAAATTGTAACACTCATCCAGTCCATCGATAAGTATTATAACCGGTTTGTATTTGGAATATGTCTCGTTTTTCAATGGGATTATTATACACTGATCAAGACATCCATTTGGATCCATTTCACATAGTCCTCTATCAAATACCTCCAGACATTTCCTCACAGTCATACCTACATCTGGCATTTGAGCAGAAAACATTGCCATTAaacgaaaaataaatatatatgattgTTTTGATACAGTAACATCAAAACGGCAAATGTGAAAAGCCATAAGGCGACTCCTTATTCTGTTGGCTGTATTGTTCGTTGATGAACATATAATTTGTTTCATAACAGCAGACTTACCATAACCCATGCCAGCTTCTAAGATCAGACCATGATGTTCACCTGACTTAAATAATAGCTCGTCTTCAATTATCTTAAATAGCCATGTTCTTCCAGTAAAATTATTATGGTgtgaaatatattcaaatagaTAAACTCTCCCGTGATCGACAGAACTAAAGTTTTCAGCGAGACAACCTGAAATAAACAAGGAAACTTTTAATAAgacatttaaaagaaaaccaaaaattCTACATCATTGGTTAAGTTTAGAGTAATTGAAGCTGTGGTTGTTGACTGCTACAGAAAGTTCAACCAGTACTCAAGTACGAGGTTTCGGAGAAAGGGATAAAAACAACCTTGCCAGAAACAAATCAGCAACCTCTTGCTAGAAACTCGTGTTCGTTAATGCTTCGTAGTGTCATTAGATCACATTACAGCTATAATTTACTGTATCTTTATATTAAAAAACCAAGACCAAGCGAAAGCATATTGGCTAACTGTAAAATGGTTGAACACTTATTATGCAATGTGTATTAAGACGTCACTGTGACTGTCAGTCAAAGCATCTTGCAAGACCAAAATCTTTCAATTATTTTCAAGTAGCAATACCATCGGCTGGGATAAGAATGTAGCCAACTTAATGATATTTGGATCAGTTTCACTAATAGATTAATTAAAAGCTTACCACTTTGGACGAATATTAGTTTTTCGAAATTTGTAAATCACATCTCCATAAAAatcagtttgtaaaaaaaaactttgtcgcAGAACAGTAAATAATCTTTGAATTTCGTCATAATTCTGACTAACGGTGATTAAATGTAGCAAACGATTTCAGAAGTTTAAGCTAACGATAGCGATTACACTGCCGAAAAAGCTTTCTAGTATTTGAATTATTACCGAAATCGGCAACATGACTACAGGCTCAGGTAAATGTTATCAGCTGTAAACTAAAGACCTCATAATGTGGCATCTTCATCAAGGAGTGGAAAATTGACTTTTCATGTACGTATTTTACCATAATTAAGAAATATGTGAATCTTAAAATGAAGTAATGTATCATCATTGTTAGCCTTATTtaaccgcttagctcagtagggacagcGTTGATCTACGAATGGCAAGggcgcgagttcgatccccgggcgtagcgtatgttctccgtggagattaaaaaacattgtgtctgaaatcattcgtccaccaCCTGATaataattcatgtgaggaagttggcagttacttgtggagaacaggtttgttctggtacagaatccaggatcactggttaggttaactgcccgccgttatatgactgaaatactgttaaaaaacggcgttaaacccaaaacacaaacaaatattttaccgAAGCATCAGCAAACATAGAAGCAAAGTACGAATTATCCATGTTTAATATATCGTCCTTATATACATTGATGACATCTGCCTTTGTATCAGGCAATACACTTCTTTTACAAAGCAATGTCTGCAACAAGTCGCGCACAGTGAGTTAGGAATATCAATAGTCTGTCGGAAATCTGATACAATTTGTGTCTAATACAAAGGAGGTGTTCGCACAAACTACGTCACATGTCCACATTTCGTTGCGTTGTATACTTCTTGTAAAACATTCTCTGTTGTAATCACAAAAGATGCAAGGAGAAaattcccggaagcacagaacaccctaAACACAGCCACAGTGCCATCTATCGCAAAGTAGATCAACAGAAGCTGTAACGGGTTactcaaaaatccaacaagtacattttaattatatgccaaataaagaaaaaagggaAGCGTTGTGTGTGGgtgcgtgggggggggggggggggggggggggggggctggaaGGAGTGAGATAAATAGGAGTCGGGTGTTGGGGAAAAGTGAAAAAGTAAGGATGAATATTCAAGAGAAAACGCAACGTTCCAAAACAGCCTCCCCATAcagtaaaccacagcagcgcagacggGCACGTACACAAGACAAACATAGAGAGCCTAACCTTTTAGGGCACGATTTAGCAAACTGCAAGACAGCATTCCACTCCATCCGTTCTTTGTGgcatttaggagaaaagcatcaagaaGTTTTACtccaccatcaaataggaaagcgtagcgactaaCTGCAGAGAAGTCAATTACCAAACATGCACTGCGTTAAACAATTTTCGCATTGTATTCGCATTGTTCCCTCTTTTGATAAATCTTTTTACACAGTATAcaataattgataaaaataaacattatgtttCATTTTCCGGATTTTATAAACTATATTCCCATATTATTCCGGGTGTTCAAGATCatgttttaaagtgttttaaagtttgggttatatttctttaaaagtttggaGTATCTGTAGCAAAATTTAGTGAAAGCTTTCCGTAGTTTATTATATCTGTAAACCCTGTTGTAATGACGTTTTGGTAATAtaaagatttctatcattaaaactTTGAGAAAGCTCTTGCAAGATAAATAAGTTGTGATTATAGACACCATATGATATAGCTCGAGGGGTATATCCATCAAGGTAGGGGAAGTTGACCCTATCAGATTTAAAATCGTCcgctttatcatatatttttatcatatatttttgtttctaaattatcattttaagtaaaacaagagctgtctccataggatgacacatgcccccgatggcactttgaatgaatagttatggccgatgttagagtttaggacctttgacctacggacctgggtcttgcgcgcgacacgtcgtcttactgtggtacacattcatgcccaataattttaaaatccatgcatgaatgacaaagatatggaccggacacgcccatcaatgcactatcatgaaatatgacctttaacgtctaagtgtgaccttgacctttgagctacggacctgggtcttgcgcgcgacacgtcgtctgactttggtacacattcatgccaagttatttgaaaatccatccatggatgacaaagatatggaccggacacgaatgcactatcatgaaaaatgacctttaacgtctaagtgtgaccttgacctttgagctacggacctgagtcttgcgcgcgacacgtcgacttactgtggtacacattcatgcaaa encodes:
- the LOC128549123 gene encoding uncharacterized protein LOC128549123, with protein sequence MNVRNLRQSRKHKNYVSALVAVNKTSDALESVTEDGLRTVHNQIQQNLGHHHFPQCVQQCSRIFRDLNRWCGTCTSWRIELDAYMTQGARQNRIRWTDMKSWTWPVDERNIAEVFILPGWNTNNINLKDLSTTLAVWKRCSVFQRHVVQAAEPLKKNRNQLVHEYNASMKITNAKKIEIFQNIRNLITHPDIQPLIPNHNDLIRMIGELEQGDLFKYEDDIMNALRNIGMQNEDIQARLDRHALGLQEVHTKLDHLGRTIQHVFFRQNVLTVAFLFCLTVVIFSGLSYHLNSQKCELLENLDIRRNEHKFGFPEINYTLKSTEGCLAENFSSVDHGRVYLFEYISHHNNFTGRTWLFKIIEDELLFKSGEHHGLILEAGMGYGKSAVMKQIICSSTNNTANRIRSRLMAFHICRFDVTVSKQSYIFIFRLMAMFSAQMPDVGMTVRKCLEVFDRGLCEMDPNGCLDQCIIIPLKNETYSKYKPVIILIDGLDECYNLYRAKNEIFLLLKNRIHRFPVWVRFLISSRRGSEVRQLARYLRVITLDDDDFNNIQDIQLYLQKSNINTSDIKYTELAKSNLSNFLIASSLNNNFNFENGNIIPLVLDQYYDEQFRRQFEATSEMGFEDAKVLLEVICSSFQTLTEERLWNIIFTITHISKKVYQQTLKRLEPFMHHTESKLYFKHFSLQHWLLNNTNEDFHIDRANGHIINALYIFKDIDNANYNIDVVDLAIHVSYAKDENLVQRFLNLSETQRDELQEYNPVYPLIRLARRVDDFLSTDMLASHFKDIERLDHNNFPALFIAAYMGHLHTFEALVKRGANITFRTKSFHSIIDFESAFLVSFEHKFWGYGILDIAAQNGHAHLVNYIIKQNGNMFQYPVQKMNAANLLPIHLACKRGHINVVKLLHQKYPYMLDWLCLYYASEIGNKEFVEFILNKNLTDRCSRCESSIHWIPDKKLRVQGQIVSHETDPYEYVLFDDWNKIACESALHVAVRKHRLDVVKILIKQPKNAVNCFDRGGRTPLIVAIQYGYRDFVEYFASVGLLKGNETCGDVPLISNTFNLHENEVEKLKIHSCEPFMPIYHVAAKFNRLWLDEVFKLHNIKADWYSRDNNGCYPLHTAACHDNTEFLLFLVEKLEKDIANYKCHNGSTSLHSAVACASVSATEIVLLKYSNYATEPRDVKMSYLKHALGRNAKCMLAKEIETLERDIAIIVSMLLLVESDLYISGNLNRNVLHFSISNGHFGTVNYLYSRYSDSAMSLLHETDENGRDPLTYAIDNAKVILDFHLPSSIFENYNVFDEPLSLMGPEEYAILLTLNFLKSEISYQTFLERLVQKQFLHLVIYFLKLSKQPFEDTSTLSAILKNDRSGIITLVYYMISTNQFSTLAMSGTRLDISRMPFACSTCAEILIRCHTHEIALEYLKIAHILSTLNFDIINSIILNIFFHKSSAKILSNCYDESGYNVLERAIQGGSPQLVLHLLDFGVSSELRKDVLLHMTLNTLQYKKSGYDFIHVSKTLDDFLRISFVKHEHVLKEFNLFSRKSQYSNRTMFNDIFLLKYKASDFELITYSKNFTDWLLSILIRKYHSNVSIKQICCPKTKRFSFIHRLLFEGLLKSTKLAVKYWGPQILECRNADDFTPLYLYKIFHKTEAHFIPKYKITIIHPKKQPELYLLFHLQFRFFFSKLKVKHFDCLLKNYHTFPIHIYSLSKTYTCIRKINRMTKSKTVKILTNKIKWTLSFITEIDTWGKSVMLFMKMHGLYVHNTRLCELRWILDGIPLYESWKNDQNKYTDPNYAHFTRNIGLVNRMCGFLRKSYKKLILFFKENVKDGGDEYQNFAEILRNFDRYEWNVYNCTEIHIEWTRYIKPDVKIFVDIASRHTLISLKHELIGMALNQSIFLPFATKRLEFRKMLLNIHLRMHLFKHYSYMEELYNSQIFRESYMYKSQNLITFSNHVSHISQRIKFLQWQQNAKEIFDEFLERKDTNP